The sequence AGTACAAATAATACCCAAATATTGAACAACAGGATCTTCTCATCACTGCATGGGATCATGCTTCAGTCTTCATTTGGTGTTTCGATAATCGGCAATACCATTGAGGACATTAGTAAAGGGAAAGTGATGGTCCTATCTAACTCTCAAGATTTGGTATTGACAGACAATACAATCTCGCAAGTCAGTCTTGGTGAAGCAATCTACTTGTTTCATGTTGTCAATGCTACTGTTTCGAGAAACGCAATCTCACATGTTGCCACCTATGCAATATATGCAGATACAGTCAACGAAACAACGGTCATGGATAACACCATAACTGATGTAGACACTGGAATTTACTGTGACACCACGTACCAGTGGGACATTATTTCTAATACCGTTGAGTTAGCCACTAGCACAGGCATATACGTCAGTAGTTCTGGTGATTTTAATGTGAGCTACAATACAGTATCTAACGTTGACAGTGAAGGAATCTACACGGATACTCTTACAGGTGATCTCTTTGTTGTTGGCAATGATGTTTCGCAAACCGGGGATGCTGGCATCTATGTTTCAGACATTTCAAAACCCCTTGTAGAAAATAATACATTGAATCAGGTGTATGAGGGTATCTATGTATCCGCAGCTCCCAATTGTACAGTCCGTTTCAACCAGATCTGGGATGCAACCTATGCTGGAATCAATACTTGGATGATCTATGACGGAAAGATATTGAACAACACCATTGGTGCTGGTCCTAAAATTGGCATCTATCTGATGTACGCTAATAATGCGACCATCTTTGGCAATACAATGACAGAGTGTGGAATTTATTTTCCATTCGGCCACTCCTTGGCTTTCTATGTCTTGGACCTGTCTTATAACACAGTGAACGGGCTGCCTGTCTATTATGCCCTAAATCATAATGGGTTGACTATTGATGGGAACTCCTATGGTCAGATCTTTATTGTCAACTCAACGAACATTCTTGTTCAAAATGGTTCCTTCATAAATCCGACAGTTGCTTTTCAAGCCCTTTACAGTGACTTTATCACGATTGATAAGATCCATGTTGAGTCCATTTATTTTGGCATTGGATTTGGGCACTGTAATAACTTGACCCTCACAAATCTGTATCTCAAAGGCAGTTCTGGGCGAATCGGAATTGAGTTATACACTACGATCAATGTGACAATCACCGAGGCTGCGCTTTATGATTGGAGTCACACAACAGATGGTAATGGGATTTACGCATATTATGGTGAGGTGTTTACCCTGACCAATTTGACAATAGTTGGATCCTACTATGGTATCTATGCCTCGAATACTGATAATGTGACCCTTACAAATACGATAGTGAAGGATACTATATCTCGTGGTATTTATGCTGTCAGTTCAGAGTACTGGGAGGTCCATGAGAGTGAATTTTTGACGTCTCTCTATGGTATCTACCTCTACCTAGGTTCGACTCATTGGATCATCGACAACTCAAAATTCCTCTACAGTGGTTATGATGGGATACGAAGCACATCTTCAACTGGTGATTATAATAACGTGACCAATTGTCTGTTTGAAGGTAATCGTGATGGTGCCTATATCTCCTCTGGAGATTACTGGGCATTCATTGGAAATACCTTCAGGTGGAACACGAGGTATGGACTGCATGTAACTGGAATGGCTGGTCCCGTTATCTATTCAAACACGTTCGTAGGTAACATGGACGAGAATGGATATGATACTGGTACTCATTACTGGGACAATGGTGTTGACACTGGAAATGCATGGGATGATTATTCGGGTTCTGGTGCATATGATGTTCCTGGTGGTGGCGGTACTCAGGATCGCTATCCATCAAAGTATCTTCCTACATTCCCCATTGTAAGTATGCTTCCGGATGTATCTTATGCAGAGGGAACAGAACATTACCTCCTGACTTGGTACGCATATGATGACTATCTTGTCAGCTGGAATGTCACCAGAGATGGTCTTCTTTACGATCAGGGTGCATGGAACTTCCACAATGTGACAGTTGACGTTGGTGGTCTTGCGTATGGTGATTACGCCTTTGAGGTAGCAATCCGCGATAGCGACGGAAACACAGTGTTCGATACCGTACATGTCCATGTCTATGATGGGACCGAGCCACACATAGTGGCCCCCACAGTGATGCTTGCCTTCGTTGGTGGCAGCAACCAGTATCTGGTGTGGAACGTCAGCGATCTGCATCCTGCGAACTATTCCATCAATGTGGACGATGTCTTTGTAGTCGGTGGTGATTGGACAACTGGTACAATTACCTTTGATGTCAGCGGTCTGACAGTCGGTGATCACGATGTAGAACTGGAGCTTCGTGATATTGATCTCAATCAAGTCACCAGCACTGTGCTGGTACGGATGATCAGTGACACGACCAATCCCACGATTGATTCACCCTCGGACGTGACAATCTATGCTGGCTCTTCAGGCAATATCATTGTGTGGACGCCAAGTGATCTCTATCCTGACAGGTATGAGATCACTATGAATGGGTCTGCTATGACAATCGGTGACTGGAACGGTGAAGTGATAATCCTGAGTCTTGATGGCCTTGATGTGGGTGTGTATCAGTTCACAATAACGGTCTACGATGGCGCAGGAAACAGTGCTTCCGACTCCGTCACAGTTACTGTGATTGCGGCGTCTTGGTCTACTGGTGTTGTGCCAACAACTACTACAACAACCTTGCCGCTCTTCGATAATGCACTTGCAGTCATTGCACTTGCCGCAGGCGCAGGCATAGTAGTTGTCATAGTTGTGCTCTACTTCTTGAAGAAACGTAGAGCTTGAGCAATATCTGCTGCTTGGGATCCGAATCCCAAGCGGTCCCCTTCTTTTTTTACTTGAACCATTTTTCAGATGCAGTGCAGGTTATAGACTTCTCTTGGTTCTCAGGTGACCTTTGGGAATCGAATGGTGACACTTGCTCCCTGTTCTGGATGATTCGCAACCCGGTCTGAGATTGTGATGTACGCACCGAACTTGTTTGCAATAATTTTGGCCTGAAGCAGACCGATTCCCCCAAATCTTCGTGCGGAGTCAAATATTATGGTCTTTTCATCATCTGTGATCCCCTTTCCATTATCAGAGATGATGCATTCATGACCCATTGATGTTTCACGTATTTCGATCCAGACTCTTTTGTCTTTTCTGGAATTATGAATGATTGCGTTTTCAAGGATGATTGAAAAGATACGTGGAGCATAGCGATTTGCGTGGATGATGATATCTTCCTGTGGTCGCTGAAACTCAAAGTGGGCATTAGGATACATTGTCTCAAACTGTCTAACACTTTCATCCACGATCTTGGTGAGCGAGACCTCTTCTAAGGGATACTCTTCCAGTCCGTTGAGAGTCCTTGCCTTGCTTACTAGTCTACTGATCCTGTCAATGGCATCCTCAATAATCTTCCGTCTGGCAATCGCATCACTTTCATTCTCATCCTGCAATGCGATCCCGAATTCAAGTGCCTGTAGGAGGTTGGCCACATCGTGTGAGAGCACATCTAAGAATAATTGAGCTGCCTCTTTTGCGCGGATCTTCTCAGTGAAATCTATGGCAACATGAAAGATGTGTTGCAGTTTCCCAGAATCGTCGAAGGCAGGAATAGTAGACACTTTGAATAGTCTTCCAAGCTGGTCGATCTCATCATTGGAGATCTCTGGGTGGAGACTGCGGAGGACAGCATCAACGGGGCAATTAGATATAGGCTCATCTGTATGATGAAACACACTAAAGCACTTCTTGCCAATAAGATCGGTTTCGGCCTCAAAACCAAAAGTTTCCAGCAAGACTCGATTCGCACCGCGAATTGTGTGACTTGGATCGACTATCATGGTGGGGTACCCAAGAGCGTCAAATATGGTACGCCATTGGAACTCCTTTATGCGGTTGACATATTCAGCAGGTAAGATCCCCAATTGATGAGCAAGGATGGCAGTACCAACATGAACGCCACCTTGAAGAAGTGGAAAAATGACAACTTCCCAACTTATGTTATTTTCAGTCACCTCAATGCTCCTCTGTGGGATTCTCAGTCGTACCGCATTCTTTACTTTGGGTATGGCGCATAATTGTGAGAGAAATGGATACTCTAGTTCATCAAGTCTGTGTCCTATGATCTCGAATTTTGAGGTATTGAGTGCCTTCAGTGCCGCAGTATTGGCCCAACCTACCACCATATCTTGATCTAAGAGAAGAATGATGTCTTCAAGGTATTCCAATAATACCTCTCTCAGATTTTGGACAAGTCTTTCAGTACTATCATCCAACATTGCCCATCCCTATTACAGTATATCCTCTCTTTTCTATTTCCCATTCAATATTAAATCAATTGTGGGTGTTTCATTTTCGAATCTTACGGTAATCCTATAACTGCAATTGTCATATTCTCCCTGATGATGAAGATGTCTGATGATGAAAAACGTGGTGGCAAGATCGTCTTTCGAAGATTTGCTCAGGATCTTTATAGAACAGGACTACACTCTGACGAGATTGGGATTCGGCAGATTGACCAGTGGCGTTCCAAGAGTAGGCAATTTACAGCAGATGCTGATGTCATTGGTAAGATTCTGGAATCATCGTTTGAAGATGACTCCCGAAAGTTGAGTCCACTAGAGAAAGTTGGTTTCATTATTCTTCGACAATCGACTTGGGATCAGGCTTCCGATCCGTTGTCTCGACGGTTTGTCATCAAACTGTTCTCTCAGTCGGGTCGTTGGCTCGCTACTGCTGAAGAGATGGTGGCCGATGAGCTGGCTAATAGCTATGCATCAGGGATTCCCCTTCTGTCTCTTGCGATCATGACCTCGGAAAATGAGATCGTTACTTACGTTCGGCAAATGCGTCGTCGGGCCGGAGCATCTGAGGCTTATGGCTTCTTCATCGCCGGTCCCAGTGGTGATTTTGAGGTGTTCAGCATCGAGGGCAAGCGCGGAACCCTAGGAGATGACTTTCGTGTCCTTCTCTTAAGCGGAAATAGTGCCGAGGTTGCAGAGATCGATAGTAAATTTGCGGATGTGGGTGGAGAATTTATTGTGTCAGTGAAGGACCGCATACTTGCCGAAAACGACTGGTTCTGTAGAATTCTCCAATGTTTTTCGGTCTTTGTTCGCTATCGGAAAAAGGTTAGGTCACGTGTTGCAGATCTGATGGATGCCTGGAGACTCGGAAAATACCAGCCACGTCAGCACAGGTTTGAATTGACACTTCTTGCAAATCCGCGGCGACTCACACTGAAACCTCGTGAGCTTGAAGAGGTATAACAGTTCTCAGCAGATTTGGTCCATGTCAACTTCGCATCTAGTGGCGAGTTCCTTAGTACGAATCAAAGATAGGCGGCTAGTTGGGCCTCGGAACTAATATAATCTCGTAAACATTCTTTCGAAGATGTCTACATTGAAAGTTGATACAATTTCGTTCAGGATCGTAATCCCCACTTTTTATTTTTCGAATATGTGTTAAATAGTGTATACAGGATACAAACGATTTGGAGAATCTTGTTTCTATAGGAAAACTTTATCCCTTTTTGGAGAACTTGAAACTGAGGTGTGTGCTTATGCAAATACACAGAAATAAAATGCTATTATTCACACTTGTTATTGTGTCATTAATGCTTGGAACCTCTTTTATGACCGTAGATGCGGTTGCGGTTCCCTATGTATACCAAACTGGATCCCAGAGTCTCTCTACTGCCTCTGATGGGAGCATCTATACGGTTCTTCCAGCAGATAACCCCCTAATATGGCCTCACTTGACTTTGGCTCACAGTACTGATTTTAGTTATAAAACATTTTCCTACTATCTTCATTCTTGGACATATTCATCTAGCTCTTACAAGGGTCCTGCAAACAGGAGCGTTGACTTTTCTACAACGATTGGTGATTCTTCTGGGTGGCTCGATGGAGGTACAAGATTACCCGTCTTTTGGAAGTTTACGAATCAGTCGAATGATCTCTCTGCAACTCTAAACTGGCGTATGCGAGAGTTTCCCCTTGCAGTTGGACAGAATACGACAACCGTTCTTGAAACTAATTCGATCAACATAGGCTTGCTCAATGTGACCGAAAAAGCCGAATACTACTATGTTACAATCGAGAATCAAAATGATAATTGCATGTTTTATATTGGTATCATTGGACCACAGGGCAAGTTCCTAATAGAGTGGGGGGTTAACAGAGGGGATACTATTATAATTCCACTACAATTCGTTGGAATCGGTCTATATCGAGTGCTTATCTGGGCCGATGCGTCTTCTACATCCTTTGTTACAACGACCATCTCAGTGGATGCGATCACACCCATCGAGCTGCCAGTGAATCAATTGACTCAAGGCGTA comes from Candidatus Thorarchaeota archaeon and encodes:
- a CDS encoding right-handed parallel beta-helix repeat-containing protein — its product is MQQRSILGLALVLVMILPAFVVMPLVNTRSNMISTENIVHGGVQTAGARLSGYTNHVPIIISKAQDFITQGWPGSGTELDPFLISGLNITYDVNLVSINITNTDAHFKIVDCVINQLSSSFYAIYLANVSHASIEYTTLASKGDGIFLSNATSTRVMNTDLTINSSGFNAVRIISSDDVVVQDCVITASSGRAVYLTDSNNLLVKDISFEGSLSYYGIFLYNSNSTSIMGFIADTTFTIAYASYVRDFSITGSGGTNLNYGVRLDNAQNVTISNTNITSSSYGIYVLGGVVSDITIKGCRISSSNNYGIYSVVSTNNTQILNNRIFSSLHGIMLQSSFGVSIIGNTIEDISKGKVMVLSNSQDLVLTDNTISQVSLGEAIYLFHVVNATVSRNAISHVATYAIYADTVNETTVMDNTITDVDTGIYCDTTYQWDIISNTVELATSTGIYVSSSGDFNVSYNTVSNVDSEGIYTDTLTGDLFVVGNDVSQTGDAGIYVSDISKPLVENNTLNQVYEGIYVSAAPNCTVRFNQIWDATYAGINTWMIYDGKILNNTIGAGPKIGIYLMYANNATIFGNTMTECGIYFPFGHSLAFYVLDLSYNTVNGLPVYYALNHNGLTIDGNSYGQIFIVNSTNILVQNGSFINPTVAFQALYSDFITIDKIHVESIYFGIGFGHCNNLTLTNLYLKGSSGRIGIELYTTINVTITEAALYDWSHTTDGNGIYAYYGEVFTLTNLTIVGSYYGIYASNTDNVTLTNTIVKDTISRGIYAVSSEYWEVHESEFLTSLYGIYLYLGSTHWIIDNSKFLYSGYDGIRSTSSTGDYNNVTNCLFEGNRDGAYISSGDYWAFIGNTFRWNTRYGLHVTGMAGPVIYSNTFVGNMDENGYDTGTHYWDNGVDTGNAWDDYSGSGAYDVPGGGGTQDRYPSKYLPTFPIVSMLPDVSYAEGTEHYLLTWYAYDDYLVSWNVTRDGLLYDQGAWNFHNVTVDVGGLAYGDYAFEVAIRDSDGNTVFDTVHVHVYDGTEPHIVAPTVMLAFVGGSNQYLVWNVSDLHPANYSINVDDVFVVGGDWTTGTITFDVSGLTVGDHDVELELRDIDLNQVTSTVLVRMISDTTNPTIDSPSDVTIYAGSSGNIIVWTPSDLYPDRYEITMNGSAMTIGDWNGEVIILSLDGLDVGVYQFTITVYDGAGNSASDSVTVTVIAASWSTGVVPTTTTTTLPLFDNALAVIALAAGAGIVVVIVVLYFLKKRRA
- a CDS encoding PAS domain-containing sensor histidine kinase, with the protein product MLDDSTERLVQNLREVLLEYLEDIILLLDQDMVVGWANTAALKALNTSKFEIIGHRLDELEYPFLSQLCAIPKVKNAVRLRIPQRSIEVTENNISWEVVIFPLLQGGVHVGTAILAHQLGILPAEYVNRIKEFQWRTIFDALGYPTMIVDPSHTIRGANRVLLETFGFEAETDLIGKKCFSVFHHTDEPISNCPVDAVLRSLHPEISNDEIDQLGRLFKVSTIPAFDDSGKLQHIFHVAIDFTEKIRAKEAAQLFLDVLSHDVANLLQALEFGIALQDENESDAIARRKIIEDAIDRISRLVSKARTLNGLEEYPLEEVSLTKIVDESVRQFETMYPNAHFEFQRPQEDIIIHANRYAPRIFSIILENAIIHNSRKDKRVWIEIRETSMGHECIISDNGKGITDDEKTIIFDSARRFGGIGLLQAKIIANKFGAYITISDRVANHPEQGASVTIRFPKVT